A single Sporomusaceae bacterium DNA region contains:
- a CDS encoding thiamine pyrophosphate-dependent enzyme, translating into MAEIAFARPESLRDVPFHYCPGCHHGIIHRLVAEVIDELKVRDRTVGVMPVGCSVLAYEYFNFDTQEAAHGRAPAVATGVKRVHPDNVVFSYQGDGDLASIGCAEIVHAAARGEKITTVFVNNAIYGMTGGQMAPTSLPDQVTTTSPYGRKVESVGMPIKVCEMLSTLDGAKYIARVAVNNPANMAKAKAAIRKAFEVQLSGLGFAIVEVLSTCPTNWGMSPLEAVGWMEKNMMPYYPLGVFKTPEEVAK; encoded by the coding sequence ATGGCGGAGATTGCATTTGCCAGGCCGGAGTCTTTACGCGATGTGCCGTTTCATTATTGCCCCGGCTGCCACCACGGCATTATTCACCGGCTAGTGGCCGAGGTGATCGACGAACTGAAGGTCCGCGACCGCACTGTCGGCGTGATGCCTGTCGGTTGCTCGGTTCTCGCTTATGAGTACTTCAATTTCGACACCCAGGAGGCGGCCCACGGCCGGGCGCCGGCGGTCGCGACCGGTGTGAAGCGCGTGCATCCCGATAATGTTGTGTTTAGTTACCAGGGTGACGGCGACCTTGCGTCGATCGGCTGCGCCGAGATCGTCCACGCCGCGGCGCGGGGCGAGAAGATTACTACCGTGTTTGTCAACAACGCCATTTACGGGATGACAGGCGGCCAGATGGCGCCTACCTCGCTGCCCGACCAGGTGACGACGACTTCGCCTTATGGCCGCAAGGTCGAATCGGTCGGCATGCCGATCAAGGTTTGCGAGATGCTGTCGACGCTCGACGGAGCTAAGTATATCGCCAGGGTGGCGGTGAACAACCCGGCCAATATGGCGAAAGCTAAGGCGGCAATCAGGAAAGCGTTCGAAGTTCAATTGAGCGGTCTCGGTTTCGCGATCGTCGAGGTGCTGTCGACCTGCCCGACCAACTGGGGGATGTCGCCGCTGGAAGCGGTCGGCTGGATGGAAAAGAATATGATGCCGTATTATCCGCTGGGGGTATTCAAAACACCGGAGGAGGTGGCGAAATGA
- a CDS encoding ASCH domain-containing protein yields the protein MRALNFYSSNYHSQLVCRRKTCTIRLGDKTHKYSEGDIVWVTVGKRFAQKKKIYTAAIDRVLVKPICQLTAEDLQGENPDLATVDDLLVFLRSIYDKPLTPNDTVTVVYFSEIIE from the coding sequence ATGCGTGCGCTGAACTTCTACTCGTCAAACTACCACAGCCAGCTGGTGTGCCGGCGCAAGACCTGCACAATAAGGCTGGGGGACAAGACCCACAAGTATTCAGAGGGCGACATTGTCTGGGTGACTGTCGGCAAGCGCTTCGCGCAGAAGAAGAAGATCTACACCGCGGCCATCGACCGGGTGCTGGTCAAGCCGATCTGTCAGCTTACCGCCGAGGATCTGCAGGGTGAGAATCCCGATCTGGCAACTGTTGACGATCTGCTCGTATTCCTGCGGTCGATCTACGATAAGCCGCTTACCCCGAACGACACGGTGACGGTCGTCTATTTTTCGGAGATAATCGAATAG
- a CDS encoding 3-methyl-2-oxobutanoate dehydrogenase subunit VorB: MAEKILMKGNEAIGEAAVVAGCRHYFGYPITPQSELIEYMAKRMPQVNGVFLQAESEVAAINMVYGAAGAGARVMTSSSSPGISLKQEGISYIAGAELPCVIVNMVRGGPGLGSIQPGQCDYFQATKGGGHGDYHNIVLAPNSVQEMVDCTVLAFELADKYRNPVMILGDGALGQMMEPVSFPEKSAEAPAKPWASTGLKGRKEPNVINSLHIQAPDLEKHNYHLQMKYRTIKENERRWEEYRTDDAELVLVAYGITARVAQSAMEMARAAGLKVGLFRPITAWPFPYEELGRLVKTAKGFMSVELSAGQMVEDVRLAVNGAKPVYFYGRTGGMICSPKEVFGIVKKIMLGEEEK, translated from the coding sequence GTGGCGGAAAAAATCCTGATGAAGGGTAATGAGGCAATCGGTGAGGCGGCTGTTGTCGCCGGCTGCCGCCATTATTTCGGTTACCCCATAACCCCGCAGAGCGAGCTCATCGAGTATATGGCCAAACGCATGCCCCAGGTGAACGGCGTTTTCCTTCAGGCCGAAAGCGAGGTCGCTGCCATCAATATGGTCTACGGCGCGGCCGGCGCCGGCGCGAGGGTGATGACCTCGTCCTCCAGCCCCGGCATCAGCCTTAAGCAGGAGGGTATTTCCTATATCGCCGGGGCGGAACTGCCCTGCGTCATCGTCAACATGGTTCGCGGCGGCCCCGGCCTCGGCAGCATCCAGCCCGGCCAGTGCGACTACTTCCAGGCGACCAAAGGCGGTGGTCACGGCGATTACCACAATATCGTGCTTGCACCCAATTCCGTGCAGGAAATGGTCGATTGCACCGTGCTGGCCTTCGAACTGGCCGACAAGTACCGCAACCCGGTTATGATTCTGGGCGACGGCGCGCTTGGCCAGATGATGGAACCTGTGTCTTTCCCGGAAAAGTCAGCCGAGGCTCCCGCCAAGCCGTGGGCGTCGACCGGCCTCAAGGGCCGCAAGGAACCGAATGTTATCAATTCCCTCCATATTCAGGCGCCCGATCTTGAGAAGCATAATTATCACCTGCAGATGAAATATCGGACCATCAAAGAGAATGAGCGCCGCTGGGAAGAGTATCGCACCGACGACGCCGAACTGGTGCTGGTGGCGTACGGCATTACCGCCCGCGTCGCTCAGTCGGCGATGGAGATGGCCCGCGCCGCCGGGCTGAAGGTCGGCCTGTTCCGGCCGATCACCGCCTGGCCGTTCCCATACGAGGAGTTGGGAAGGCTTGTTAAGACGGCCAAAGGGTTCATGTCGGTCGAACTTAGCGCCGGGCAGATGGTCGAGGATGTGCGGCTGGCGGTCAACGGCGCCAAACCGGTTTATTTCTACGGCCGGACGGGCGGCATGATCTGCAGCCCGAAAGAGGTGTTCGGCATCGTGAAAAAGATTATGCTGGGCGAGGAGGAGAAATAA
- a CDS encoding IclR family transcriptional regulator, which produces MDRAVELLLLLGRHRRDMGVTELAKELGVQKSTMHSLLQTLLLRGFVRQTDSGRYTLGYGLIRLGEACAEQLDIREIARPLMAELANETQEIALLAVLSGTELIIIEKVEPQRPFFIIPKFDFSITLHSTAIGKVLLANAPPAIVGEVLQRGVERFTPYTMTDREVLQKELAQVREQGFAVGCNETIEGVTCIAVPVYDASGKVTAALSVSSASRVLAAQRYETLVRILKEKAGKIARRLGYQPV; this is translated from the coding sequence GTGGACCGGGCCGTAGAACTTTTGCTGCTCCTGGGCCGGCACCGCCGCGACATGGGCGTGACCGAACTCGCCAAGGAGCTTGGCGTCCAGAAGAGCACGATGCACAGCCTGTTGCAGACGCTGCTGCTGCGCGGCTTCGTCCGCCAGACGGATTCAGGCCGCTATACGCTCGGCTACGGGCTTATCAGGCTGGGAGAAGCGTGCGCCGAGCAGCTCGATATCCGTGAGATTGCCCGCCCGCTGATGGCCGAACTGGCGAACGAGACGCAGGAGATCGCGCTGCTGGCGGTGCTGTCGGGTACGGAGCTGATCATCATTGAGAAGGTTGAACCGCAGCGGCCGTTCTTCATAATCCCGAAGTTCGATTTTTCCATCACGCTGCATAGTACGGCGATCGGCAAGGTGCTGCTGGCCAACGCGCCGCCGGCTATTGTCGGCGAGGTGCTGCAGCGGGGGGTGGAGCGGTTCACGCCCTATACTATGACCGACCGGGAGGTACTGCAAAAAGAGCTTGCCCAGGTCAGGGAGCAGGGGTTCGCAGTTGGCTGCAACGAAACGATCGAGGGAGTAACCTGCATCGCCGTGCCTGTATACGATGCCTCGGGCAAGGTGACGGCCGCCCTGTCGGTGTCGAGCGCCAGCAGGGTGCTCGCGGCCCAGCGTTATGAGACGCTGGTGAGGATTCTCAAGGAGAAGGCCGGGAAGATCGCCCGGCGCTTAGGCTATCAACCTGTTTGA
- a CDS encoding phosphate propanoyltransferase yields the protein MAKPKIPVGISARHLHISQEHLDILFGKGHQLHVFKDLGQPGQYACEERVDLVTEKGSFKQVRILGPVRPKTQIELALTDAMKLGLKIPVRDSGDHSDAPGLTLVGPKGQVKLDTGVIAACRHIHMTPAEAAEFGVKDKQFVSVKMGDAERCLIFDKVLVRVHDSFALEMHVDTDEGNACGARSGDFAEIVG from the coding sequence ATGGCCAAACCCAAGATCCCGGTAGGGATTTCCGCTCGCCATCTCCATATCAGCCAGGAGCACCTCGACATCTTGTTCGGCAAGGGACATCAGCTCCACGTTTTCAAGGATCTCGGCCAGCCGGGTCAGTACGCCTGCGAGGAACGGGTCGACCTGGTGACCGAGAAGGGCAGTTTTAAGCAGGTGCGTATCCTCGGGCCGGTACGGCCCAAAACCCAGATTGAACTTGCGCTGACCGACGCGATGAAGCTGGGGCTGAAGATTCCCGTGCGCGATTCGGGCGACCACAGCGATGCTCCCGGGCTGACGCTCGTCGGCCCCAAGGGCCAGGTGAAGCTCGATACAGGCGTTATCGCCGCCTGCCGCCATATCCACATGACGCCGGCGGAAGCGGCCGAGTTCGGCGTGAAGGATAAGCAGTTCGTGTCCGTAAAAATGGGCGACGCCGAACGCTGCCTGATTTTCGACAAGGTGCTGGTGCGCGTCCACGACAGTTTCGCGCTGGAGATGCACGTCGATACCGACGAGGGCAACGCCTGCGGTGCGAGGTCGGGCGACTTCGCCGAAATAGTCGGGTAG
- a CDS encoding amidohydrolase, translating into MARILLKNGEVYTGGSVVKADVAIDGAAIARVGEVEPGWQADRVIDCTDKLVLPGFVNTHTHAAMTLFRSYADDMALMEWLETKIWPAEARLTGEDVYWGTMLAIAEMIRGGTTAFADMYFFMDDVARAVDESGIRAALSRGMAGVAPTAAQALTESEAFYRDWHGGAGGRITVMLGPHAPYTCPPDYLRKVTALAAKLGAEIHIHLAETAGEVAGCVKEHGKSPIALMDELGLFDFGVLAAHCVHLSAEDIAILKAKKVRVAHNPGSNMKLASGAAPVPALIAAGVPVGIGTDGTASNNNLDMVEEMRLAALLSKVAALDPLAVPAGQAVAMATAKGAEVLGLGGVTGVLAPGYKADITILDMTAGHWYPRHDRLSLLVYSAAAADVHTVMVDGKVLLDARRLTTIDEERVKREAGARGLRLVESRRNQ; encoded by the coding sequence ATGGCAAGGATACTGCTGAAGAACGGCGAGGTCTATACCGGCGGCAGCGTGGTCAAGGCCGACGTGGCGATCGATGGTGCGGCAATCGCCAGGGTGGGGGAGGTAGAGCCCGGCTGGCAGGCCGACCGGGTGATCGACTGCACCGATAAGCTGGTGCTGCCGGGGTTCGTCAACACCCATACCCACGCGGCGATGACGCTGTTCCGCAGCTACGCCGACGATATGGCGCTGATGGAGTGGCTGGAGACCAAGATTTGGCCGGCCGAGGCCAGGTTGACCGGCGAGGATGTCTACTGGGGAACGATGCTGGCGATTGCCGAGATGATCCGGGGCGGCACGACCGCCTTTGCCGATATGTATTTCTTTATGGACGACGTTGCCCGGGCGGTGGACGAGAGCGGCATACGGGCCGCACTGTCGCGCGGTATGGCCGGGGTGGCGCCGACCGCCGCGCAGGCGCTGACGGAGAGCGAGGCTTTCTACCGCGACTGGCACGGCGGGGCCGGCGGGCGGATAACGGTGATGCTGGGGCCGCACGCTCCCTACACCTGTCCTCCCGATTACCTCAGAAAAGTTACGGCCCTGGCGGCGAAGCTGGGGGCCGAGATCCATATACACCTGGCGGAGACGGCCGGCGAAGTGGCCGGCTGCGTCAAGGAGCACGGCAAGTCGCCCATCGCCCTGATGGACGAGCTGGGGCTGTTCGACTTCGGCGTGCTGGCCGCCCACTGCGTCCACCTGTCGGCCGAGGATATCGCCATCCTCAAGGCCAAGAAGGTGCGGGTCGCCCATAATCCCGGGAGCAACATGAAGCTGGCCAGCGGGGCGGCGCCGGTGCCGGCGCTGATCGCGGCCGGCGTGCCGGTAGGCATCGGCACGGACGGCACGGCCAGCAACAATAACCTCGATATGGTGGAGGAAATGCGGCTGGCGGCGCTCCTCAGCAAGGTCGCCGCGCTCGATCCGCTGGCGGTGCCGGCGGGCCAGGCGGTGGCCATGGCTACGGCAAAGGGGGCGGAAGTCCTCGGCCTGGGCGGAGTTACCGGGGTGCTGGCACCGGGCTACAAGGCCGACATCACCATTCTCGACATGACGGCCGGACACTGGTATCCGCGCCATGACCGCCTGTCGCTGCTTGTATATTCCGCCGCCGCCGCCGATGTCCATACAGTTATGGTGGATGGCAAGGTGCTGCTTGATGCCCGCCGCCTGACGACCATCGACGAAGAGCGGGTGAAGCGCGAAGCCGGCGCCCGCGGGCTTCGCCTGGTAGAATCGCGTAGGAACCAGTAG
- the gltA gene encoding NADPH-dependent glutamate synthase, translating to MQQVKHKMPEQAADQRRRNFNEVALGYEAETAKAEAARCLQCKTAPCRQGCPVEIDIPKFIKNIKEGDFDAAIDEIKTKNNLPAVCGRVCPQEDQCEKYCIMGKKGEPVGIGRLERFAADYAMATGREDKVDVPAEVLGKVAVIGAGPAGLTTAGDLARLGYKVTVFEALHAPGGVLMYGIPEFRLPKAIVQREIAALRKLGVDIQVNAVIGKSYTIDELLNEEGYDAVFIGTGAGLPHFMDIPGENLNGVYSANEFLTRVNLMKAYKFPQTGTPVRVGRRVAVVGAGNVAMDSARTALRLGAEKVYIVYRRSEEEMPARHEELEHAKEEGVEFRLLTAPVQVLGDDKGWVKGIECIKMELGEPDESGRRKPVPVEGSNYVLDVETVVMAIGQGPNPLVQDTTPGLAVNKRGNIMADETGATSKDAVFAGGDIVTGAATVILAMGAGKKASAKIHEYVQNKKAAR from the coding sequence ATGCAACAAGTAAAGCATAAGATGCCGGAGCAGGCCGCCGACCAGCGGCGCCGCAACTTCAACGAAGTGGCCCTCGGCTACGAGGCGGAGACCGCCAAGGCCGAAGCCGCGCGCTGCCTGCAGTGCAAAACCGCCCCCTGCCGACAGGGCTGCCCGGTCGAAATCGACATCCCCAAATTCATCAAAAACATCAAGGAAGGCGACTTCGACGCCGCCATCGACGAGATCAAGACCAAGAACAACCTGCCGGCGGTCTGCGGCCGCGTCTGCCCGCAGGAAGACCAGTGCGAGAAATACTGCATCATGGGCAAGAAGGGCGAGCCGGTCGGCATCGGCCGTCTGGAGCGGTTCGCCGCCGACTACGCTATGGCCACAGGCCGCGAAGACAAAGTCGATGTGCCTGCCGAGGTTCTCGGCAAGGTTGCCGTCATCGGCGCCGGCCCGGCCGGACTGACCACCGCCGGCGACCTGGCGCGCCTGGGCTACAAGGTGACCGTTTTCGAAGCCCTCCACGCTCCCGGCGGGGTGCTGATGTACGGCATCCCCGAATTCCGTCTGCCGAAAGCCATCGTCCAGCGGGAAATCGCCGCCCTGCGCAAGCTGGGGGTCGATATCCAGGTCAACGCGGTTATCGGCAAGAGCTATACTATCGACGAACTTCTGAACGAGGAAGGGTACGACGCCGTCTTTATCGGCACCGGCGCCGGCCTGCCCCACTTCATGGATATCCCCGGTGAGAACCTCAACGGCGTATATTCGGCCAACGAATTCCTGACCCGCGTCAACCTGATGAAGGCCTACAAGTTCCCGCAGACCGGCACGCCGGTGCGGGTGGGCCGCCGGGTCGCCGTCGTGGGGGCGGGCAACGTTGCCATGGACTCGGCCCGCACGGCGCTCCGCCTCGGGGCCGAAAAGGTTTATATCGTCTACCGCCGCTCGGAGGAGGAGATGCCGGCCAGGCACGAGGAACTAGAGCACGCCAAGGAAGAGGGCGTCGAGTTCCGCCTGCTGACCGCCCCCGTGCAGGTGCTGGGCGACGACAAGGGCTGGGTAAAAGGCATCGAATGCATCAAGATGGAGCTGGGCGAGCCGGACGAATCCGGGCGGCGCAAACCGGTGCCGGTCGAGGGCTCCAACTACGTGCTCGACGTCGAGACGGTCGTCATGGCCATCGGCCAGGGGCCCAACCCGCTGGTGCAGGACACTACTCCCGGCCTGGCGGTCAACAAGCGCGGCAATATCATGGCCGACGAGACTGGCGCGACCTCCAAGGACGCCGTATTCGCCGGCGGCGATATCGTCACCGGCGCAGCCACCGTCATCCTGGCGATGGGCGCCGGCAAGAAGGCCTCTGCTAAAATCCATGAATATGTGCAAAATAAAAAGGCTGCCAGGTAG
- a CDS encoding 4Fe-4S binding protein, producing MPKPVFNEERCKGCELCTVVCPKKIVVIANRFNSKGYRPASCSDESQCIGCMLCARTCPDVVIEIHK from the coding sequence GTGCCGAAACCTGTGTTCAACGAGGAAAGGTGCAAGGGGTGCGAACTGTGCACGGTGGTCTGCCCGAAGAAGATTGTGGTTATCGCCAATCGCTTCAACAGCAAAGGGTACCGTCCGGCTTCGTGCAGCGACGAGTCTCAGTGCATCGGGTGCATGCTGTGCGCCCGGACGTGTCCGGATGTAGTGATTGAAATCCATAAATAG
- a CDS encoding 2-oxoacid:acceptor oxidoreductase family protein, with product MTHEIVMAGFGGQGVMLMGQLMTYAGMLENKHVSWIPSYGPEMRGGTANCSVIISDEPVGAPIVSEPTTVVAMNLPSLDKFEASLQAGGNLIINSSLIERGSKRSDVKVLLVPSNDIANELGNAKVANMVVLGTIIAATKAVSQESVLKAFAKMFAKKPELLAINEQAIKRGAALVEGK from the coding sequence ATGACCCACGAAATCGTTATGGCCGGTTTCGGCGGCCAGGGCGTCATGCTGATGGGGCAACTGATGACTTACGCCGGGATGCTGGAGAACAAGCATGTATCCTGGATTCCGTCCTACGGTCCGGAGATGCGGGGCGGGACGGCCAACTGCTCGGTCATTATCTCCGACGAGCCGGTCGGGGCGCCGATCGTGAGCGAACCGACGACGGTCGTGGCCATGAACCTGCCTTCGCTGGATAAGTTCGAGGCGTCGCTGCAGGCGGGCGGCAATCTGATCATTAACAGCTCGCTCATCGAGCGGGGCAGCAAGCGCAGCGATGTAAAGGTTCTCCTCGTGCCGTCGAACGATATCGCCAACGAGCTCGGTAACGCCAAGGTGGCCAATATGGTGGTGCTGGGGACGATTATCGCCGCAACCAAAGCGGTGAGCCAGGAGTCGGTCCTGAAGGCGTTTGCCAAGATGTTCGCCAAGAAACCCGAGCTGCTCGCGATCAACGAGCAGGCCATCAAGCGCGGCGCCGCCCTTGTGGAGGGTAAATAA
- a CDS encoding aminotransferase class I/II-fold pyridoxal phosphate-dependent enzyme, with protein MLEQAKRMQGMSSAIFTQVDDMRKKAVAAGKDVITLSLGSPDVPPAPHVMEALMRGVADPKNYGYALSKGTPAFLQAVADWYRTKFGVVLDPATEVHSLMGSQDGLAHISLCVANPGDVVLVPDPGYPIYTAGPISADAELYLMPLTPENDYLPDLDAIPESVLKRAKMMIINYPNNPLAATATVEFFARVIELANRYKFLVCHDFAYSDLCFDGYRPPSFLSLPGAKEIGVEFHTMSKSFCMAGCRVGFMVGNAQAVELLGRVKSNFDYGIFLPIQQAAVAALTGPQDCVTAMAAEYQRRRDIVADGFNSLGWKVARPKASMYIWAPVPTKQDSFAFAASLIENAGVAVVPGVGFGPHGEGYVRIALVQPQDRLREAVDRIRKWLG; from the coding sequence ATGCTCGAACAAGCCAAACGGATGCAGGGCATGTCGTCGGCAATCTTCACCCAGGTCGACGACATGCGCAAAAAGGCGGTCGCCGCCGGTAAGGATGTAATCACTCTCAGTCTCGGCAGCCCGGACGTGCCGCCGGCGCCGCACGTCATGGAGGCGCTGATGCGGGGCGTCGCCGACCCGAAGAATTACGGCTATGCCTTGTCCAAGGGGACGCCTGCGTTTCTCCAGGCGGTCGCCGACTGGTACCGGACTAAGTTCGGCGTCGTTCTCGACCCGGCGACCGAGGTACACTCGCTTATGGGCTCCCAGGACGGGTTGGCCCATATTTCCCTGTGTGTAGCAAACCCCGGAGATGTGGTGCTGGTTCCCGACCCCGGCTATCCCATCTACACCGCCGGGCCGATCTCGGCCGACGCCGAACTGTATCTTATGCCGCTCACGCCGGAGAACGACTACCTGCCCGACCTCGACGCCATCCCGGAGAGCGTCCTCAAGCGGGCGAAGATGATGATTATCAATTATCCAAACAATCCGCTGGCCGCCACCGCCACCGTGGAGTTTTTCGCCCGTGTGATCGAACTGGCCAATCGCTACAAATTCCTCGTCTGTCACGATTTCGCTTACAGCGATTTGTGTTTCGACGGCTACCGGCCGCCCAGCTTCCTCAGCCTGCCGGGGGCCAAGGAAATCGGCGTCGAGTTTCACACGATGTCGAAGAGCTTCTGTATGGCCGGCTGCCGGGTGGGCTTTATGGTCGGCAACGCCCAGGCTGTCGAGCTCCTCGGCCGCGTGAAATCGAACTTTGACTACGGCATCTTTCTGCCCATCCAGCAGGCCGCCGTCGCCGCCCTCACCGGCCCCCAGGACTGCGTGACCGCGATGGCCGCCGAGTATCAGCGCCGCCGCGATATCGTCGCGGACGGCTTCAACAGCCTCGGCTGGAAGGTTGCCAGGCCAAAAGCGTCGATGTACATATGGGCGCCGGTGCCGACCAAGCAGGATTCGTTTGCTTTCGCCGCCAGTCTTATAGAAAACGCCGGGGTGGCCGTCGTGCCCGGAGTCGGGTTCGGCCCCCACGGCGAAGGTTATGTGCGGATCGCGCTCGTGCAGCCGCAGGATAGGCTCCGCGAGGCAGTTGACCGTATCCGCAAGTGGCTGGGATAG
- a CDS encoding class II aldolase/adducin family protein, with the protein MNELTAVRAEVVRTGQAMLERGLVAGTWGNVSIRVPGQELVAVTPSGRDYRSLRAEDVAVVDMGGKQVAGELTPSTEVPLHLAIYAARPDIGAVVHTHSVFASACAAARRPLPPIIEDLVQLAGGAIEVAAYALPGTMELAANAVAALSDRQAVLLANHGAVGCGRTAAEALLACELVEKGAQIYIYANLLGGAQVLSDGDVAEMRRFFVEHYRRRQEGAE; encoded by the coding sequence ATGAACGAGCTGACGGCGGTGAGGGCCGAGGTTGTGAGGACGGGACAGGCGATGCTGGAGCGGGGCCTGGTGGCCGGGACGTGGGGGAACGTGAGCATCCGCGTGCCCGGACAGGAGCTGGTGGCGGTAACGCCGTCGGGCCGCGACTACCGGAGCCTGCGCGCGGAGGATGTCGCTGTCGTCGATATGGGGGGCAAACAGGTGGCCGGCGAACTCACGCCGTCAACCGAAGTGCCTCTTCACCTGGCGATTTACGCCGCCCGGCCCGACATCGGCGCCGTCGTCCATACCCACAGCGTTTTTGCCAGCGCCTGCGCCGCCGCGCGTCGCCCCCTGCCGCCGATTATCGAGGATCTGGTGCAATTGGCGGGCGGGGCGATCGAGGTGGCCGCGTATGCGCTACCAGGGACGATGGAACTGGCGGCCAATGCCGTGGCGGCGCTGTCCGACCGCCAGGCGGTGCTGCTGGCCAACCACGGCGCGGTGGGCTGCGGCCGGACGGCCGCCGAGGCGTTGCTGGCCTGCGAGCTTGTCGAGAAGGGCGCCCAGATTTACATATACGCCAATCTCCTGGGCGGGGCCCAGGTATTGAGCGACGGGGATGTCGCGGAGATGCGCCGCTTTTTTGTGGAGCATTACCGGCGGCGTCAGGAAGGAGCGGAATGA
- a CDS encoding DUF4264 family protein, protein MDGDNAGGKTLEMIAARAFPAAGELVDVVDFLNKSLKREGYVFGVSKTGDKMTISVYRTDSQKTCE, encoded by the coding sequence ATGGACGGGGATAACGCCGGCGGAAAAACGCTGGAGATGATCGCCGCCAGAGCCTTTCCCGCCGCCGGGGAGCTGGTGGACGTGGTCGATTTCCTCAACAAGTCGCTCAAGAGGGAAGGCTATGTTTTTGGAGTCAGCAAAACCGGCGACAAGATGACGATAAGCGTTTACCGGACCGACAGCCAAAAGACCTGCGAGTGA
- a CDS encoding sulfide/dihydroorotate dehydrogenase-like FAD/NAD-binding protein codes for MYNIVKKEVLSPGVLLFDVAAPLIAKKCQPGQFVILRIDEDGERIPLTIADFDREAGTITLIFQEVGHTTRQLGALNKGDALLDLVGPLGKATHIDNFGTVICIGGGIGVAPVYPIARAYKQAGNKVISIIGARNADLLILEKEMAAVSDELIITTDDGSKGRKGLVIHPLQEMIDAGMKIDTVMAIGPVIMMRSVADVTRPHNIHTIVSLNPIMVDGTGMCGGCRVSVGNKNKFACVDGPEFDAHQVDFNGLMARQRMYQEHEKMERCGGGSCKCNK; via the coding sequence TTGTACAATATCGTCAAGAAAGAGGTACTGTCGCCCGGCGTCCTGCTGTTCGACGTCGCGGCGCCGCTGATCGCCAAGAAATGCCAGCCCGGCCAGTTCGTCATCCTGCGCATCGACGAGGACGGCGAACGCATCCCGCTGACCATCGCCGACTTCGACCGCGAGGCGGGGACGATCACGCTGATTTTCCAGGAGGTGGGGCACACCACCCGCCAGCTTGGCGCCCTGAATAAGGGCGACGCCCTCCTAGACCTCGTCGGCCCACTGGGCAAAGCGACCCACATCGACAACTTCGGCACCGTAATCTGTATCGGCGGCGGCATCGGCGTAGCCCCCGTCTATCCGATCGCCCGCGCCTACAAACAGGCCGGCAATAAAGTTATCTCCATCATCGGCGCCCGCAACGCCGACCTCCTCATCCTCGAAAAAGAGATGGCCGCCGTCAGCGACGAGCTCATCATCACCACCGACGACGGCAGCAAAGGCCGCAAGGGTCTCGTTATCCATCCGCTGCAGGAAATGATCGACGCCGGGATGAAAATCGACACAGTTATGGCTATCGGGCCGGTTATCATGATGCGCAGCGTCGCCGACGTCACCCGGCCGCATAATATCCATACCATCGTCAGCCTCAACCCGATCATGGTAGACGGCACCGGCATGTGCGGCGGCTGCCGCGTCAGCGTCGGCAACAAGAACAAATTCGCCTGCGTCGACGGGCCGGAATTCGACGCCCACCAGGTCGACTTCAACGGCCTGATGGCCCGCCAGCGGATGTACCAGGAACACGAGAAAATGGAGCGGTGCGGAGGAGGTAGCTGCAAATGCAACAAGTAA